CAGAAGGCGGGGCTCGTGCTGTTGCCGGTGGCGCTCGGCTCGTTCGTCATGGCCGGGCCCGCCGGGGCGCTCGCGGACAAGGTCGGCGGCAAGTTCATCCTGATGGGCGGGTTGCTGGCCTGGGCGGGTGGGCTGGTGTGGGTCGTCGGTGTCGCGGACGTCGGTACGGGGTGGCTGACGATCGCGTTTCCGTTGTTCCTCACGGGGTTGGGGGTCGGCTGTACGTTCGCGCCGATGGCCACGGAGGTCATGCGGAACGTTCCGCCCCGGCTCGCGGGGGCCGCGTCCGGTGTCACCAACGCGCTTCGTCAGGTCGGTTCGGTGCTGGCCGGGGCGGTGATCGGGGCGGTGCTTCAGGCGCAGCTGGCGTCTTCCCTGACCTCGCAGGCGCGGGCTCGGGCCGGTCAACTGCCTTCCGCCTACCGGGAGTCGTTCGTTGCCGGGTTCTCGAAGGCGGAGTCCGGTGTCGGTGCCGGGCAGCGAGAGGGTGCGCCGGGTGGGGTTCCGCGTGGTGTCGCGGAGCGGATGCGGGTGCTTGGTGGGGAGGTGTTCGGGCACGGGTTCGTCCATGCGATGGGGCCCGCCGTTTATGTCGCCGTCGCTGTGCTGCTGGGCGGAGCGGTTGCGTGTCTTGGCGTGCGGCGACACCGGGGGCCGTCCGGTAATCCGCATGCCTTGCCCATGTCTGAGCCGGAGTTGGAGGAAGCCGCTCGGTGACTTGGGGCGGGTGGTCGGCTGCGGGCCGGTGGGGGCTGGTCACGCAGTTCCCCGCGCCCCTGGAGGACCTGGCTTCGCCGGTCCGGCTCAGGACGCGTCGTGGAACACCAATCCCAACGCGTGACGCCTGCCGGAGCGTACGGTGCTGACCCCGTGTCGCATGGCCCCCGCCGACCAGCCGCGCTTCGTCCGTACCGGGCGGTCGCGGGTCGTGAAGACGAGGCCGTGGCCCTGCTGGAGCGGGGTCGCGGTGGCCCGGGACTGGGCTCGGGGGCGTTGCTCGACCATCAGGAACTCGCCGCCCGTGTAGTCGGTGCCGTACTCGTCGAGGCCGATCACCACCTGGAGGGGGAAGACCAACTCGCCGAAGACGTCGCGGTGGAGGGCGTTCCAGTCGCCCTCGCCGTAGCGCAGCAGGATCTGGGCCGAACGGGCCTGGCCGGCGGCGTGGCAGCGGGCCAGCCACTCGTCCAGGTCGTCCGGCCAGGGGGAGTGGCGGTCGAGGCGGGCCGCCCAGTCGCGGGCGATGGGGAGCAGGCGCGGGTAGAGGGCGGCGCGCAGGGCGGCTACCGGTGCGGGGAGGTCGTGGGTGAAGTAGCGGTACTCGCCGGAGCCGAAGCGGTGGCGGGCCATGTCGACGGTGGTGCGGAACAGTTCCGGCTTCTCGTACAGCGCGGCCAGGTCGCGGCACTCAGCGGGTGTGAGCAGTTGTGCGGTCGGCGCGCTGCCGTACAGGTCCAACTCCTCTGCCAGAGCTGACCAGTTGGTGCCATCCATGACGGACTTCCTCCGTGTCAGCCGAGCATCGGTTGCAGGGCGCCCTCGTGGGTCAGCAGACGTACCTTGCGTTCGACACCGGCGGCGTAACCCCGCATCGAGCCGTCCGCGCCGATCACCCGATGGCACGGTCGCACCAGCAGGAGCGGGTTGGCGCCGAGGGCCGCGCCCAGTGCGCGGACTTCGGCGCGCGGTACGCCCAGGCGTTCGGCGAGGGCGCCGTACGTCGTCGTGGTGCCGTACGGGATCTCGTCGAGGGACTGCCAGACGCGCTGCTGGAACTCCGTTCCCTCGGCGGCGAGGGGGAGTTCGAAGCGGGTGAGGTGTCCGGCGAAGTACGCGGACAGTTGGCGGGTGGCCTCGGTGAAGGCCTCGTCGTCGCGTTGCCGGTCGGCGGGGATGCTCGGGTGGTCCGGCATGGTCAGCGACGTGATGAGGGTGGTGCCGGTCGGCGACTTCTCGCCGGTCAGGAGCAGCTCGCCCAGGGGGCTGTCGGTGAGTGTGCAGATCGTGGTCATGGAGATGAGTCTGCTCTGGAACGGTGGCTGGTACCGGCGGGTTTCGGACATGGAGGTGGGACCCGCTCGGTACCGTCGGGTGTGGCTCTTGACCTGGTGGTATTTACGGGTAAGTACCCGAGCGGTACCGTGTCGGCATGCCAGCTCTCAACGTGGAGTTCAGCGACCGCGAGCTAGAGGACCTGCGGCAGATCGCCAAGGAGCGCGGTACGTCGATGAAGGCGCTGGTGCGTGAGGCGGCCGCGGCCGACATAGCCCGGCACCGGGCGCTGCAGGAGGGCGCCGAGGCCTTCCGCCGGTTCTTCGCCACGCACGCCGACGAGTTCGCCGCCGCCTTCCCCGACGACGAACCGGCGGCCAAGGGCGAGGGGCGGGTCGCCTGACACATGCCCGTCATCCATATCGACGTGCCCTGGCTGCTCCAGCGCCATGAGGAAGTCCTGCCGGACCAGCCCACCATCAACGACTTCTCGGCGTTAGTCGCAGCCGTAGCCCGCCACCGCGTCGACCCGCCCCGCCTCGGCATCGACTCCGACCCGGCCTGGCGGGCCACCGCCCTGCTGCACACACTCGCCCTGCTGAAGCCCCTGCCCTCGGCCAACGCCCGCTTCGCCTGCGCCACGGCCGTCGCCTACATGTTCGTCAGTGGCGTCGGCATCGATCCGCCCTACGGCGCCCTCGTCGACCTCGCCCGCGATCTGATCTCCGGCAAGACGGATGTCTACGGCGCGGCGGACCGGCTGCGGTCCTGGCAGATCTGAGGGGCAGGTCGGACGGGCCGGCCTTGTGGACACGTCTGACGGGTGGGGCTGACAGGCGGGGATATCTAGCGGCCTTCGTCGAGGCGGGCGGCCTTGTCGCGCTCCAGCGGGGTTCCCCGCGGGGGTGCCTCG
The nucleotide sequence above comes from Streptomyces sp. N50. Encoded proteins:
- a CDS encoding toxin Doc: MPVIHIDVPWLLQRHEEVLPDQPTINDFSALVAAVARHRVDPPRLGIDSDPAWRATALLHTLALLKPLPSANARFACATAVAYMFVSGVGIDPPYGALVDLARDLISGKTDVYGAADRLRSWQI
- a CDS encoding methylated-DNA--[protein]-cysteine S-methyltransferase, which translates into the protein MTTICTLTDSPLGELLLTGEKSPTGTTLITSLTMPDHPSIPADRQRDDEAFTEATRQLSAYFAGHLTRFELPLAAEGTEFQQRVWQSLDEIPYGTTTTYGALAERLGVPRAEVRALGAALGANPLLLVRPCHRVIGADGSMRGYAAGVERKVRLLTHEGALQPMLG
- a CDS encoding 2OG-Fe(II) oxygenase, producing the protein MDGTNWSALAEELDLYGSAPTAQLLTPAECRDLAALYEKPELFRTTVDMARHRFGSGEYRYFTHDLPAPVAALRAALYPRLLPIARDWAARLDRHSPWPDDLDEWLARCHAAGQARSAQILLRYGEGDWNALHRDVFGELVFPLQVVIGLDEYGTDYTGGEFLMVEQRPRAQSRATATPLQQGHGLVFTTRDRPVRTKRGWSAGAMRHGVSTVRSGRRHALGLVFHDAS